TCGCCGCCGACATCCGCAGGGCGGCCCTGCGCGGCCAGCGCATACTCTACACGCCCTGGATCTGGTGCCCGATCATGCTGATCATCCGCCATCTGCCGTGGTTCGTCTTCCGCCGGCTCCGGATCTGACGGTTCATGACCGCCCTTTCCAAGACACCGATCTCCGGCGCCGCCGGTCTCGAAGCCTTTCGCCAGCCCGTCCGTTCCGGGTTCCTGCTGGAGCTCCGACCTTGAGCCGCATCGTCGTCGTCGGCGCCGGAGTCATGGGCCTTGCCGCGGCCTATCACGCCGCGAAGCGCGGCCACGAGGTGACGGTTCTCGAGGGCGCGCCGGAGGCCGGCGGCATGGCTGCCCATTTCGATCTCGCCGGGCTTTCCATCGAGCGCTTCTATCATTTCGTGTGCAAGGCGGATCGGCCCCTGTTCACTCTGCTGTCCGAGCTCGGGCTCGCCGACACGGTGCGGTGGGTGCCGACCTCGATGGGTTATTATTTCGACGGCGCGCTTCATCCCTGGGGCGATCCGGTTTCGCTGCTTCGCTTCGATGGGCTCGGGCCCGTCGAGAAGATCCGTTACGGGCTGATGATGGCCTTGTCGGCGTGGCGCAGGGAGGCGGGCCGTCTCGAGACCGTTTCCGCAAGGGAATGGATCACCGCCTGGTGCGGGCGCCGCGTCTATGAGCGGATGTGGGCGCCGCTCTTCAGGCTCAAATTCCACGAATATGCGGACGACATCTCGGCGGCCTGGGTCTGGAGCCGGATCAAACGCATCGGCAGCTCGCGTCGTTCGATGTTCGAGGAAGAGCTGGGTCACATCGAGGGCGGATCGGAGACTCTGATCACGGCCCTGGTGGACGCGATCGCCCAGTGCGGCGGGAAGATCCGCCTTTCCATGCCGGCGACGCGTATCGACATCGGCGACGGCAGGGTGAGGGGCGTCGAAGCCGGCGGCGCCTATCTTGCCGCCGATGCCGTGATCTCGACCGTTCCGACTCCCCTCGTGAACGATCTGATTCCCGGCCTGCCGGCCGAAGCACGGGCGCGTTACGAAGCGATCCGGAATATCGGCGTGGTCTGCGCGGTGTTCCGCCTGAGGACGTCCGTCACGCCGCATTTCTGGGTCAATATTGCCGACCCGCGCTTCGAGATCCCCGGGATCATCGAGGCCTCGCGCCTGCGAAAGGTCCCGGATACGGTCGTCTATGTTCCCTACTACATGCCACAGACTCATCCGAAGTTCCGGCGGCCGGACGATTTTTTCCGGGCCGAGGCGTTCGGATATCTGAAGCTGCTCAATCCGTCATTGCGCGACGACGACCTCATCGCCTGCCATATCGGGCGCCTGCGATACGCGCAGCCCATATGCCCGCCGGGATTTGCCGCGATGCTGCCGCCTGTCCAGACTTCCGTCGCGGGCCTGCAGATCGCCGACACCTGCTTCTATTACCCGGAAGATCGCGGAATCTCGGAAAGCGTGCGTCTCGGCGGCCTGATGGCGCAACGGGTGGCCTGACGTCGCGCCGCGAACCCCGCGGCGCTTATCCGCCCGGGCGCGGCTCGAGGGCCTCGATGCTGATCTCGTAACTCTGCCGCCAGAACAGCTCGGACCCTCTGCCCGCTATCCGAAAGCTCTTCACCTGCTTGCCGGCCAGGGACGCCCGATCCTCGTACAAGGCGGCGAACTCCTCGATGGTTTCGACGACCGGAGAGATCACGAAGCCCGTTTCCGTCATTCCCGGAACCAGGCGATATCGCTGTGTTTCGCCGTTCGCGAGCTCGGCGACGATCCAGAGGGATGGGTTCCTGAACAGCGCCGACGCAAGATTGCCGAGCAGGGTCTTGTGGAACCGAATTTTCATGAAAAGCGGGGTCGGGGAATCGGGAAGGCCGACCTCCTCGTTGAAGCGATGGACGCCTTCTTCGACCGGCCGCATCGCCGGCGCCGAGACGTCGCTCCTTCGCCGCAGATAGAGATAGCCGCCGGCCGACTGGTCCAGGCGGTAGTCGTCGAGCAGCACCGGCCAGCTCGAGCCGTCCTCGAGCGAGGGGAAGCGGGTGTCGATCGTCTCGATCCGGAAGATCACATTGTCGGGGCCCCGTTCGAGAAGATAGTCCCGATCCGCGTCGGCAAGCGCCGGCGTATAGGCGGCGTGCGATTGCAGATTGGGTCGCGGCGCCCATTTGTTTCCGGACGCGATCAGCGCGGTCTGACCGAAGGAATAGATATCGACCGTGCCCTCCAGCGGCAGGATCTTCGTCTCCGAACGGATCTCTTCCAGGCGGGCGACATAAGCCGCTTTCAGATCCCCTCCGGAGATTTCCCGCGCGATGCCCTTCGCCGCGCGGATGTAGGGGTCGGTGATCCGGGAGGTCGACGGGTCGATATAGTGAAAAACGATGAAGCCCGCGCCCGCGAGGGCCGCCAGGACGACCGCGGCAACGGCCCGGTTGGCCGGGACGGCGAATTTCAGCAGAGTGGCCGCAATCACGAGGCCGGCCGCGGCGTTCATCGCATGCCTGTCATGTCTCACGAATCCCGACTTGAGCGAGACAAAGAAAAAGATGCCGCAAGAGAAGAACAGCAGGAGGCGGGAAGGCAGGGACCGTCGGGGCGGCAGCAGGATCGCGAGCATCATCAGCGATGCCGCGAGCACATAGACGACGATCTCGCTGACCGGCCCGCGGTTGGACATCGCGTCGCTGTACCCGAATATGACGGAAGACCCGCTTGCGAAATAGTCGGGCAGGCCTTGAAGCGGCTGGCCGGCCAGGAGCCAGCTTGCGACGAGCGTGGCGACCGGCACGGCCACGCTGCAGGCCGCCAGCCCGCGCCGACCGTTCAGCCACAGGAATGCGAACTGGGCGGGAATCAGCGTGGCCGTGAAGAGAAGCAGGTTGAGCTTTGTCAGCGGCAGCAGACCGAGCGGCGCAAACAGGATCGCCAGGAAGAGCGATTTTTGCCAGCCTTCTTCCCGAGGAGCCTCGGCGCAGTGACCGACGAGGACGATTGACAAGATCAGGCCATAGGCACCGAGCAATTCGACCCTGGCGCCCGGGACCGCCAGGATCGCCAGCAGCAAGGCGCAGGTCCACAAAGCACCCGTCCCGCGGGATATCGCCTGGATGGCGGCGAAAAGAAAAGCGGCGAAGAAGAAGGCGACGGCGACGGCCCTGAGATATGTCGCCGGATGATACTGACCCGTGATGAGCGCCGCGTAGGGACCGCAGGTAAAGATGACATCGCGGCCGAACACGAGCCCGTCCTCGACGGCCTGGTTGAGGCTCATCTGCCATGACGGATCGAGCGCGGCCACCGGCATCGACGGCTGAAACGGGACAAGCAGGACAATGAGTACGCTTGCGGCCAATAAGGAGGCGAGAATCCGGGCCCGTCTCATGGTGCTCCTGGGTTGGCTTACCTAGGCAGCCGCTCCGCCAGGTCAGGACGAGCCCGGCCCCTGGCGAAGCGCCGCGTCTCGGCGAAGGAAAGGGTCACAAGGCCAGGCAGAACGCCCCCGCGGTGGTGAGGCCCAGCCCCAGGCTCGTGAGGTCGGTCAGCGCGAAGATCACGGGGTCGGTGCGGAACTCGCCGCGTTGCGCGAGGAGCCAAATCCGCATCAGCCAGGCGGTCAGCGCGAGCGGAACGATATAGAGCCAGGTGCGATCGCTGTAGTAGCCGGACGGCATCGCATCGTTGGCGAGATAGAGCAGCATGATGACGATCGACGCCATGCCGCTGCTGATGCCAAAGGCCAGCGTCAGGGGCCAGTCCTCGCGATGGTAGCCGCGGTTGGCGATGTTCCTTTCCCGGTCGGCCGCGCCGATGAGCTCGGCATGGCGCTTCGCGAAAGCGGATGACAGGAAGAAACAGAGAGAGAACGATTGCAGCCAGGGCGAAGGCTCCAGGCTGATGACCAAGGTGCCCATCAGGATGCGGAGCGAGAACAGGATGGCGATGGCGAGGACATCGATCAGCGGCAACCGCCGCAGCAGGGTCGAATATAAGAGCGTCAAGGCCAGATAGGCGATCAGGCCGAGCAGGAACGGCACGGAGAGATAGAAGGCGGCCGCGAGCGCAACCAGGCCCATGACACTGGCGATGGCGTAGCCGGTGGTGACGGAGATCTGCCCGCTCGCGAGCGGGCGGCGATGCTTGGTCGGGTGCCGGCGGTCCGCCTCGCGGTCGAGGATGTCGTTGACGACATAGTTGGCCGAGGCAGCCAGGCACAGGATCACGAAGGCGGCGACGGCCGTGGCGATCTTGTCGGTATCGCCATAGGCATGTCCGACGACCAGGGGAATGAAGATCAGAAGGTTCTTCGACCACTGGTGCCAGCGAAGAGCCCGAGCCCAGGTTCCTATCCACTGCATTCTAAGAGGCCCCGGAATCCGAATGCCTTCGCCGGCGGCGACTGGCGTAAAACGCCCGCCCGGTCGTCAAGAATATCCCCAACGGCGGGATCGCTTCCCTGCGCCACAATTTGCAGGATAATTGTCGCGGCGAACAGGCCATTCGGAACGGAACGCCGGCCTCCGCCATTTCCGCCAACGGTTCCCCCCGGGGTGACAGGTGAAGACGCGGCAACTGGCGCGACGCGGGCACGCCGGCTTATAGTCGCAGGCCCCAAGACAGAGGTATCGCCGGTCATGAGCCTTGCCGTCGCCATCCAGATGGATCCGGTCGAGAGCATCAATATCGATGCCGACAGCACATTCGTCCTCGGCCTCGAAGCGCAAAAACGGGGGCATGCTCTGTTTCATTACGGGCCGCGCCAATTGTTCCTGCGCGACGGCCGCGTCTATGCCCGCGCCCGGCCGATGCAGCTCCGGCGCGAGCGCGGCAATCATTTCACGATGGGCGCCGAGCAGACGCTCGATCTGGCGACGCTCGACATCGTGCTGATGCGCCAGGACCCGCCCTTCGACATGGCCTATATCACCGCCACGCATCTGCTGGAGCATATCCATCCGGCGACGCTGGTGGTGAACGATCCGGTCCATGTGCGCAACGCGCCCGAGAAGCTCTTCGTCACGCATTTCCCGGGCCTGATGCCGCCGACTCTGATCACCTCCGATCGCGCCGAGGTGCTCGACTTCCGCAAGGAGCATGGCGACATCATCATCAAGCCGCTGTTCGGCAATGGCGGGTCGGGCGTGTTCCATCTGGTTCCGGCCGACGAGAACCTGAATGCGCTGCTGGAGCTCTTCACCCAGCTCTATCGCGAGCCGGTGATCGTGCAGCGCTACCTTCCCGAGGTACGCGAGGGCGACAAGCGCATCATCCTGGTCGACGGCGAGCCGATGGGGGCCGTCATGCGCGTGCCGGCGGCAGGCGAAGCGCGCTCCAATCTCCATGTCGGCGGCAAGGCGATAAAGACCAAGATGAGCCACCGCGAGCGCGAGATCTGCGAGGCGATCGGGCCGGCGCTCAAATCGCGCGGGCTGGTGTTCGTCGGGATCGACGTCATCGGCCATCATCTGACCGAGATCAACGTCACCTCGCCGACCGGCATCCAGGAGATCAACCGTTTCGACGGCGTGCAGATCGAAGCCAAGATCTGGGACGCGATCGAGCAACGCTACGCCGAAGGCGGCAAACGCCGGCCGACCTGAGGGCGGTCGTCAGCCCGAGGCCAGCGCGGCACGACGCTGGCGCCCGACCATCGCCTCGCGATGGACGATATAGATGCCGCTGGCGACGACGATCACGGCCCCGGTGACGAGCCAAAAATCCGGCAGGTCGCCCCAGACCAGATAGCCGAGGGTCATGGCGAAGACCAAACCCAGATAATCGAAGGGCGCGATGATCGCGACCGCGGTCCGGCGGAAGGCCGCGGTCATGGTGAATTGCGCGACCCCGCCGATGAGGCCGATCCCCACCAGGAGCGGCATCTCCGGCCAGGTCGGCATGACCGCGTCGAAGGGCAGCGTGGCGGCGCCGACGATGGTGGCGAAGAGCGTGAAATAGAACACGATGGCGGTGCTGCTCTCGCTGCGGCTCAGACGGCGGACCTGGGTCATGGCGAGCGCGTAGCAGAGGGCCGCTGTGATCGCGACCAGGGCCGCGGGCTGAAACACGCCGCTGCCGGGGCGCATCATGACCAGCACGCCGACGAATCCCACGACGACCGCGCTCCAGCGGCGCGGGCCGACCTTCTCGCCCAGGAGCGGGACCGAGAGGGCCGTCATGAAGAGCGGGCCCGACGAGGCCAGCGAAACCGCCTCGCCCAGCGGCAACAAGGCGTAGCTCAGGAAGAAGCAGGCCATCGACAGGATGCCGACGCCGCCGCGAACCAGATGAGACAGGATGTTGCGGGTGCGGATGGCGGCCCATCCGCCGGACCGGGAGACCACGATCAGGACCGGCAGGAAGGCGAAGAAGTTCCGCACGAAGACGATTTCGCCGATCGGAAACCGCTCGGAGGCGAGCTTCACCAGCATGTCCATGGTGGTGAAGAGCAGCACCGAGAGCACCATCAGCCCGATCCCGCTCAAGGCCGAGGGGCGGGCGGCGGCCGTGGCGGGCAGGGACATCGGTGGCTTTCCGGAAGGGGCGGCGGGCAGGGACGGCCGCACTCTAACCCGACCGCAGGAATGAGGGACCGATGATTTGGAACCGGTCTCTTATTGGGCTTAATCCAATATGTCGATGCCCTTGTTTTAACGGCGTTCGTTTGGTTTTCCCCTTGGCGCGGCCAGGGTTTTTGCCTAGCTTCGCGATCAGCGATTTTCCGACCAGGTCAGGCCAAAGGGGGTGCCGTGGCGCGACAGGTAGCGGTCGAAGCCAAGGGCGCGACCAAGATTTTCGGTACGGGGGAAGAGGCCGTTCACGCCCTCGACAACGTTTCCGTGGCCATCCGCGAGAACGAGTTCTTCACCTTGCTGGGCCCCTCGGGCTGCGGCAAGACCACGCTGCTGCGCCTGATCGCCGGCTTCGAGCTGCCGAGCGCGGGCGACATCCTGCTCGCCGGGGAATCGGTCGTCCATCTGCCGCCCTATCAGCGCCCCGTCAACACGGTGTTCCAGTCCTACGCGCTGTTCCCGCATATGACCGTGGCGCAGAACATCGCCTTCGGTCTCGAGATGCGCGGCATCTCCAAGGCCGAGACGGCGGCGCGGGTCGAGGAGATGCTGGCGCTGGTCCGGCTGGGCAAGCTCGGCGGCCGCAAGCCCTCGCAGCTCTCCGGCGGCCAGCAGCAGCGCGTGGCGCTCGCCCGGGCGCTCGCCAACCATCCCAAGCTGCTGCTGCTCGACGAGCCGCTCTCCGCGCTCGACCTCAAACTGCGCAAGGAGATGCAGATCGAGCTCAAGCGCATCCAGCTCGACACCGGCATCACCTTCATCTTCGTTACCCACGACCAGGAAGAAGCCCTGACCATGTCGGACCGCATCGCGGTCATGAGCCATGGCAAAATCCTGCAGATCGGCACGCCGACCGAGATCTATGAGCATCCGACCAGCCGCTTCGTCGCCGACTTCATCGGCGAGACCAACCTGATCGACGTGGCGCTGGGCGCGAGGTCGAACGGTCAGATGGGGCTCAAGTTGCCGGGCGGCCGTGAGATCGCCGTGCCGCTGCCGCAGGGCGTCGCGCTGGGCGACAAGGGCACGGTCGCGATCCGGCCCGAGCGCACGTCGCTCACCAGGGATGCCGACCGGCAGCTCGCCGGCAAGATCGAGAACATCGTCTATTTCGGCACCGACACGAGCTACTTCGTCACGCTCGCCGACGGCAAGACGTTCCATGTCCGGGTGCAGAATCGCGAAGGGGCCCGCATGGGCTTCGACAAGGGCGAGGAGGTCGGCATCCGCTTCGCGACCGACGCCGCCCAGCTCCTGCGCGATTGAGGCGTCGGGCGCTCATGGCGAGTATCGACGCGACCGCAACCCCGACCAGCAGCGACAAGCTGGCCCAGACCCGAGCCGAGGTAAAGCGGCGCGAGACGCTGAAGCGCGCCGGGCTGCTGTCGCCGGCGATGCTGATCATCGTCGTCTTCGGGATCCTGCCGCTGTTCATCGTCCTGTTCTATTCCTTCCTCGAGGCCGGCGCCTATGGCGGCGTCGAATGGAAGTTCTCGGTCGATGCCTATGTGACCTTCCTCTTCAACCGCGACCTGTTCGATCCCACGATCCTGCATTTCTCGCCATCCTATCTGCAGATCTTCGCGCGTTCCTTCATCGTCGCCGGCGTCGCCACGGCCATCTGCCTGCTGGTCGGATTCCCGGCCGCCTATTTCATGGCGACGCGCCCGCCCAAGACGCGCAATCTCTGGCTCTTCCTGGTGACGCTGCCCTTCTGGACCAACCTCCTGGTGCGCAGCTTCGCGATGATGCTGATCATCCGCGACCAGGGGCTGATCAACGGCTTCCTGATGTGGACCGGGATCATCCAGCAGCCGATCGTGATGCTCTACACGCCCTTCGCCGTGGCGCTGGGCCTGCTCTACGCCTTCCTGCCCTTCATGGTGCTGCCGCTCTATGCCAGCCTCGAGAAGATCGACTTCCGGCTGGTCGAGGCCGGGTTCGATCTCTATGCGACGCGCGGTCAGGTGCTGTGGCGGATCATCATCCCGCTGGCCAGGCCCGGCATCATCGCCGGCTGCATCCTGGTCTTCATCCCCGGTCTCGGCGCTTACATCACGCCGGCGCTCCTGGGCGGCGGGCGCGACCTGATGATCGGCAATCTGATCGCCCAGCAGTTCGGCACCGGCCGCAACTGGCCCTTCGGATCGGCCATGGCGCTGATCCTGATGGCCGTGGTGCTGGTCTTCCTGATGATCTATGCGAGCGTCACCGGCCGCCAGAAGGTGCGCCATGGCTGACGTCACCGCACCCGCTCCCTTCGTCGCCACCCGCCGCCAGCGGCGGATGCTCGACATGACCTATCAGCCGGGCTTCCGCGCGATCGCCTATTTCTGCCTCTTCATGCTCTATGCGCCGATCCTGGTGCTGGTGGTCTATTCCTTCAACGCCAACCGCTCGGTCACGATCTGGACCGGGTTCAGCATCGACTGGTTCATCAAGGTCGTGAACAACGACCAGATCAAGAATGCGGCGCTGACCTCGTTCAAGATCGCCGTGGTCGCCACCATCGGCGCCACCATCGCCGCCACCGCGGCCGCCCTCGCCACCACGCGCACCACGCCCTATCGGGGGCTGGCCAGCGTCTATGTCGTCATCAACCTGCCCTTGATGGTGCCGGAGATCGTGACGGCGGTCGCGACCCTATCCTTCTTCGCCATGGGGCGCACGCTCCTGGGGATCGACCTGGGCCTCGCCAATCTGATGCTGGCCCATATGGTCTTCTGCATCCCCTTCGCCTATCTGCCGATCCGCGCCCGGCTCGAGGATATGGACCGGACCCTGGAACAGGCGGCGGCCGACCTCTATGCCAGCCCCTGGCACGCCTTCCGGCGGGTGACCCTGCCGCTGCTGACGCCCGGCATCATCGCCGGCGCGATGCTGGCCTTCATCACCTCGATCGACGACGTCACCATCACCACCCTCGTGGCGGGTCCCGGCCAGACCACGCTGCCGATCTACATTTTCGGCCAGATCAGACGCGGCATAACGCCTGAAACCAATGCGGTTTCGACGATTATGCTGGTGGTTTCCGTACTATTGGTTAGCTTGTTCTTCTTCCTCGCGCAGAGGCGGAAGAAGTAACTCCGGCCTTCGACCGGATCGTTTGAGAGAAAGGAACTATCTATGAGGAATCGCCTTTTCGGCGGCCTGGTTGGCGTGGCGGTCGCCTTTGCGGCGCTGACGCTGGCCGGTTGCGACGAGAAGAAGGAAGAGCAGGCATCTAGCTCGACCTCGACCACCGACAGCACCGCCAGTAGCTCCTCGACCGCGTCGACCACCACCGCGACGACGGACACGAGTGCGAGCTCCTCGAGCACGACGAGCACGCCGACCACCACCACCCAGGAAACGGCGGCGGCGCCCGAGGGCGGCGAGCTCCATATCTACAATTGGGGCAATTACACCAACCCCGACCTGATCAAGAAGTTCGAGGACACCTACAAGGTCAAGGTCACCCTCGACGACTACGATTCGAACGAGGTGATGCTGGCCAAGATCAAGGGCGGCGCCACGGGCTACGACATCGTCGTGCCGTCCGACTACATGGTCGCGGTCATGATCAAGGAAGGCCTCCTCGAGGAGACCAAGCCCAATACGATGGAGAACTTCAAGAATGTCGATCCGCGCTGGGTCGACGTCTATTGGGACAAGGGCCGCAACTACACGGTTCCCTGGCAGTGGGGAACGACCGCCTTCACGGTTAACACCGATGTCTATAAGGGCGACGTCAACACCTACAAGCTGCTCTTCGACCCGCCGCCGGAGCTGCAGGGCCGCATCAACATGCTCGATGACATGAACGAGGTCATCAATGCAGGGTTGCGCTATCTGAACCTGCCCCGCTGCAACAAGAACCCGGAAGACCTGAAGAAGCTCACCGAGCTGCTGATGGGTTCGAAGAAGTACTGGCGCACCTTCGACTATGCGACGATCGAGAAGCTGACCTCGAAGGACGTCGACCTGTCGCAGCAGTGGAACGGCGCGTCCTTGCGCGTCCGCACCCAGATGCCCTCGATGGTCTATGCCTATCCGAAGGAAGGCCTGACCGGCTGGATGGACAATGTCGCCGTGCTCAAGGGCGCGCCCGACTTGGAGAACGCGAAGAAGTTCCAGAACTTCGTGATGGATCCGGAAAACGCCGCCCTCATCTCCAACTTCGCGAACTATGCCAACGGCATCGTCGGCAGCGAGAAATTCATGAAGAAGGAAATGGCGGATGCGCCGGAGATCATCATGCCGGCGAGCGCGCCGGCGCCGGAGTTCCTGCCGCCTTGCGACGACGACACGGTCAAGCTGTACAACGCGATCTGGACCGA
The nucleotide sequence above comes from Hypericibacter terrae. Encoded proteins:
- a CDS encoding NAD(P)/FAD-dependent oxidoreductase, yielding MSRIVVVGAGVMGLAAAYHAAKRGHEVTVLEGAPEAGGMAAHFDLAGLSIERFYHFVCKADRPLFTLLSELGLADTVRWVPTSMGYYFDGALHPWGDPVSLLRFDGLGPVEKIRYGLMMALSAWRREAGRLETVSAREWITAWCGRRVYERMWAPLFRLKFHEYADDISAAWVWSRIKRIGSSRRSMFEEELGHIEGGSETLITALVDAIAQCGGKIRLSMPATRIDIGDGRVRGVEAGGAYLAADAVISTVPTPLVNDLIPGLPAEARARYEAIRNIGVVCAVFRLRTSVTPHFWVNIADPRFEIPGIIEASRLRKVPDTVVYVPYYMPQTHPKFRRPDDFFRAEAFGYLKLLNPSLRDDDLIACHIGRLRYAQPICPPGFAAMLPPVQTSVAGLQIADTCFYYPEDRGISESVRLGGLMAQRVA
- a CDS encoding UbiA family prenyltransferase, which produces MQWIGTWARALRWHQWSKNLLIFIPLVVGHAYGDTDKIATAVAAFVILCLAASANYVVNDILDREADRRHPTKHRRPLASGQISVTTGYAIASVMGLVALAAAFYLSVPFLLGLIAYLALTLLYSTLLRRLPLIDVLAIAILFSLRILMGTLVISLEPSPWLQSFSLCFFLSSAFAKRHAELIGAADRERNIANRGYHREDWPLTLAFGISSGMASIVIMLLYLANDAMPSGYYSDRTWLYIVPLALTAWLMRIWLLAQRGEFRTDPVIFALTDLTSLGLGLTTAGAFCLAL
- the gshB gene encoding glutathione synthase; the encoded protein is MSLAVAIQMDPVESINIDADSTFVLGLEAQKRGHALFHYGPRQLFLRDGRVYARARPMQLRRERGNHFTMGAEQTLDLATLDIVLMRQDPPFDMAYITATHLLEHIHPATLVVNDPVHVRNAPEKLFVTHFPGLMPPTLITSDRAEVLDFRKEHGDIIIKPLFGNGGSGVFHLVPADENLNALLELFTQLYREPVIVQRYLPEVREGDKRIILVDGEPMGAVMRVPAAGEARSNLHVGGKAIKTKMSHREREICEAIGPALKSRGLVFVGIDVIGHHLTEINVTSPTGIQEINRFDGVQIEAKIWDAIEQRYAEGGKRRPT
- a CDS encoding DMT family transporter → MSLPATAAARPSALSGIGLMVLSVLLFTTMDMLVKLASERFPIGEIVFVRNFFAFLPVLIVVSRSGGWAAIRTRNILSHLVRGGVGILSMACFFLSYALLPLGEAVSLASSGPLFMTALSVPLLGEKVGPRRWSAVVVGFVGVLVMMRPGSGVFQPAALVAITAALCYALAMTQVRRLSRSESSTAIVFYFTLFATIVGAATLPFDAVMPTWPEMPLLVGIGLIGGVAQFTMTAAFRRTAVAIIAPFDYLGLVFAMTLGYLVWGDLPDFWLVTGAVIVVASGIYIVHREAMVGRQRRAALASG
- a CDS encoding ABC transporter ATP-binding protein, with translation MARQVAVEAKGATKIFGTGEEAVHALDNVSVAIRENEFFTLLGPSGCGKTTLLRLIAGFELPSAGDILLAGESVVHLPPYQRPVNTVFQSYALFPHMTVAQNIAFGLEMRGISKAETAARVEEMLALVRLGKLGGRKPSQLSGGQQQRVALARALANHPKLLLLDEPLSALDLKLRKEMQIELKRIQLDTGITFIFVTHDQEEALTMSDRIAVMSHGKILQIGTPTEIYEHPTSRFVADFIGETNLIDVALGARSNGQMGLKLPGGREIAVPLPQGVALGDKGTVAIRPERTSLTRDADRQLAGKIENIVYFGTDTSYFVTLADGKTFHVRVQNREGARMGFDKGEEVGIRFATDAAQLLRD
- a CDS encoding ABC transporter permease, encoding MASIDATATPTSSDKLAQTRAEVKRRETLKRAGLLSPAMLIIVVFGILPLFIVLFYSFLEAGAYGGVEWKFSVDAYVTFLFNRDLFDPTILHFSPSYLQIFARSFIVAGVATAICLLVGFPAAYFMATRPPKTRNLWLFLVTLPFWTNLLVRSFAMMLIIRDQGLINGFLMWTGIIQQPIVMLYTPFAVALGLLYAFLPFMVLPLYASLEKIDFRLVEAGFDLYATRGQVLWRIIIPLARPGIIAGCILVFIPGLGAYITPALLGGGRDLMIGNLIAQQFGTGRNWPFGSAMALILMAVVLVFLMIYASVTGRQKVRHG
- a CDS encoding ABC transporter permease, with amino-acid sequence MADVTAPAPFVATRRQRRMLDMTYQPGFRAIAYFCLFMLYAPILVLVVYSFNANRSVTIWTGFSIDWFIKVVNNDQIKNAALTSFKIAVVATIGATIAATAAALATTRTTPYRGLASVYVVINLPLMVPEIVTAVATLSFFAMGRTLLGIDLGLANLMLAHMVFCIPFAYLPIRARLEDMDRTLEQAAADLYASPWHAFRRVTLPLLTPGIIAGAMLAFITSIDDVTITTLVAGPGQTTLPIYIFGQIRRGITPETNAVSTIMLVVSVLLVSLFFFLAQRRKK
- a CDS encoding extracellular solute-binding protein, with protein sequence MRNRLFGGLVGVAVAFAALTLAGCDEKKEEQASSSTSTTDSTASSSSTASTTTATTDTSASSSSTTSTPTTTTQETAAAPEGGELHIYNWGNYTNPDLIKKFEDTYKVKVTLDDYDSNEVMLAKIKGGATGYDIVVPSDYMVAVMIKEGLLEETKPNTMENFKNVDPRWVDVYWDKGRNYTVPWQWGTTAFTVNTDVYKGDVNTYKLLFDPPPELQGRINMLDDMNEVINAGLRYLNLPRCNKNPEDLKKLTELLMGSKKYWRTFDYATIEKLTSKDVDLSQQWNGASLRVRTQMPSMVYAYPKEGLTGWMDNVAVLKGAPDLENAKKFQNFVMDPENAALISNFANYANGIVGSEKFMKKEMADAPEIIMPASAPAPEFLPPCDDDTVKLYNAIWTELKK